The following are from one region of the Haloactinomyces albus genome:
- a CDS encoding TRAP transporter small permease, whose translation MESTGTVRAAGHRQVTVIGRYLSRGFWGFVTVLAGTAVILLLLTVVLNVALRYLAGAGIQAANAMVTNWWMAPIAILGLAMAQREGSQIRVDFVIDSLPPAMKRLIEPVVLAVVAGFGLLLAYMGLQEALVQMELGEYTTVGSLPIWPVRFAVPLGFFALAVAAVTRALRLCQCRRSISDE comes from the coding sequence ATGGAGTCGACGGGCACGGTTCGTGCTGCCGGTCATCGGCAAGTAACAGTCATCGGCCGATACCTGTCACGAGGGTTCTGGGGATTCGTCACGGTACTGGCGGGGACAGCGGTAATCTTGCTTCTGCTGACGGTGGTCCTCAATGTGGCACTGAGGTACTTGGCCGGTGCCGGTATCCAGGCAGCGAATGCCATGGTCACAAACTGGTGGATGGCGCCGATAGCGATCCTCGGCCTGGCCATGGCGCAGCGGGAGGGCAGTCAGATCCGGGTGGATTTCGTGATCGATTCCCTGCCGCCGGCGATGAAGCGGTTGATCGAGCCAGTCGTGTTGGCTGTCGTCGCCGGATTCGGTCTCCTGCTTGCCTACATGGGGCTGCAGGAAGCGCTCGTGCAGATGGAACTCGGAGAGTACACAACGGTTGGCAGTCTTCCGATTTGGCCTGTTCGCTTCGCTGTTCCGCTCGGATTCTTCGCACTTGCGGTCGCAGCCGTCACGAGAGCTCTGCGACTCTGTCAATGCCGAAGGAGCATCTCGGATGAGTGA
- a CDS encoding TRAP transporter large permease produces MFWLLLLRVPVGIALGITGVLGLWGMGSLSGAVNTLQNSPWTTSASWALSVIPMFVLMGMLLERSGVARDIFQAVRALLGRFPGGLAISTNFAGAAMGAASGSTLGITYTVGRIAIPEMVRNGYDRRFSAAAVLTAGTGGQLIPPSILLVVYAGIAQVPVGQQLIAGFVPGIAVHAVYALMMVAIVLMRPRIAPTSGEARLRGLERLRKGVGIWPVLLLIVVVLGGLYQGVFTSTEAGAYGVLAAMFVVLVLRGPSVLVKSVLPATRDTAVAVGAVFLILIGGAMFGRFMALSGLPRGFAEWLESANAGPVHFMLLVLVMYLALGMFMDPMAMMLITVPILLPVATAVGIDPIVFGVFVVLLGELAVLTPPVGILVFAVHRIARDSGVNLSLSEAFRGVSWFYPVTLLVALAMVLYPEFVLWLPGLMD; encoded by the coding sequence ATGTTCTGGCTGTTGCTCCTGCGTGTTCCGGTTGGGATCGCATTGGGGATCACGGGAGTTCTCGGCCTCTGGGGAATGGGAAGTCTCTCCGGTGCCGTCAATACCCTGCAGAATTCTCCGTGGACGACATCCGCTAGTTGGGCTCTCAGCGTCATCCCGATGTTTGTGCTCATGGGCATGTTGCTTGAGCGAAGCGGTGTGGCACGGGACATCTTTCAGGCCGTCCGCGCGCTTCTGGGGCGGTTTCCCGGTGGCTTGGCGATCAGTACGAATTTCGCCGGTGCCGCCATGGGCGCGGCGAGCGGTTCCACGCTCGGCATCACGTATACGGTCGGTAGAATCGCTATTCCCGAGATGGTCCGCAATGGATATGATCGTCGCTTTTCGGCTGCTGCCGTACTGACGGCGGGTACCGGTGGGCAGCTCATTCCGCCGAGCATCCTGCTCGTCGTCTACGCCGGAATTGCTCAAGTGCCTGTCGGGCAGCAGCTGATTGCCGGTTTTGTACCCGGTATCGCGGTGCACGCGGTCTACGCGCTGATGATGGTGGCAATTGTTCTCATGCGGCCACGGATCGCCCCCACATCGGGGGAGGCACGACTGCGCGGCCTGGAACGACTCCGTAAGGGGGTGGGGATCTGGCCGGTCCTGCTGCTCATCGTCGTCGTTCTCGGGGGGCTGTATCAAGGTGTCTTCACGTCCACCGAGGCCGGCGCGTACGGTGTGCTCGCCGCGATGTTCGTCGTACTCGTATTACGAGGGCCATCGGTACTGGTCAAATCCGTCCTGCCTGCGACGAGAGATACCGCCGTTGCGGTCGGTGCGGTTTTCCTGATCCTCATCGGTGGTGCGATGTTCGGGCGTTTCATGGCCTTGAGCGGGTTGCCTCGTGGCTTCGCCGAGTGGTTGGAAAGCGCGAACGCGGGTCCTGTCCATTTCATGCTCCTGGTACTGGTGATGTATCTGGCTCTGGGAATGTTCATGGATCCCATGGCCATGATGCTGATCACGGTCCCTATCCTGTTGCCGGTGGCAACCGCTGTCGGGATCGATCCGATTGTGTTCGGCGTGTTCGTCGTCCTTCTCGGTGAACTTGCCGTGCTCACTCCACCGGTCGGCATCCTTGTCTTCGCGGTGCACCGCATTGCGCGGGACAGCGGAGTCAACCTGAGCCTGAGTGAAGCATTCCGGGGAGTTTCGTGGTTCTACCCCGTTACGTTGTTGGTTGCTCTCGCGATGGTGCTATATCCCGAGTTCGTGCTGTGGCTTCCCGGACTCATGGATTAA
- a CDS encoding SDR family NAD(P)-dependent oxidoreductase, with protein sequence MADTSTSGSIMVTGAARGIGAAIAERFARSGFTVFGLDRDAEAIERSARSWPGPGSHTAVEADVVDESAVTAACARAAAVPGGLRAFIGNAGHHESGPSFDYSLESWRKMLDVHLTGCFVGARQAASAMSNGGSIIVLSSINGHVGFPGRAAYGAAKAGVAGLVRSLASEWAPDGVRVNGIAPGSIETPLSSKAIRRGVINSDSFLNRIPMNRFGKPEEVAELAYFLGTPLSSYITGVVVPIDGGWLAQGIAADS encoded by the coding sequence ATGGCTGACACGAGCACTTCCGGGTCCATCATGGTCACCGGAGCTGCACGGGGAATTGGTGCCGCCATCGCCGAGCGATTCGCTCGCAGCGGTTTCACGGTCTTCGGGCTCGATCGTGACGCGGAAGCGATCGAGCGTTCAGCACGCTCCTGGCCAGGTCCCGGATCGCACACTGCAGTCGAGGCGGATGTGGTCGACGAGTCTGCGGTGACCGCAGCATGCGCACGCGCAGCAGCCGTGCCGGGCGGCCTGCGTGCCTTCATCGGCAATGCCGGTCACCATGAGTCCGGCCCCAGCTTCGACTACTCGCTCGAATCATGGCGAAAGATGCTGGACGTACATTTGACGGGGTGTTTCGTGGGTGCGCGACAAGCCGCATCGGCGATGTCGAACGGCGGATCGATCATCGTTCTGTCCTCCATCAACGGTCATGTCGGCTTTCCGGGGCGCGCGGCGTATGGTGCGGCCAAGGCCGGCGTGGCCGGACTGGTCCGAAGCCTCGCATCCGAGTGGGCACCGGACGGAGTGCGAGTGAATGGTATTGCCCCGGGATCGATCGAGACACCACTGTCGTCGAAGGCGATTCGCCGAGGCGTCATCAACTCGGACAGCTTCCTGAACCGCATACCGATGAACCGGTTCGGAAAACCCGAGGAAGTCGCCGAGCTGGCGTATTTCCTCGGTACACCACTGTCGAGTTACATCACGGGAGTCGTTGTGCCGATCGACGGTGGCTGGCTGGCACAAGGTATAGCGGCCGACAGCTGA
- a CDS encoding nuclear transport factor 2 family protein — protein MTIENAAALEMLLHRQQAQDTLHAYARAVDTHDLTDLQRLITDDVELERVDGVRVGSESFLKFYRGVFDSEIRWSKHLITNVDIELAGDRAYVTAYFEAAMESTSAQWIVFGEYSDIVQLIGGQWLIARKQIDVQRSIHLTST, from the coding sequence ATGACGATCGAGAATGCTGCAGCGCTTGAAATGTTGTTGCATCGCCAGCAAGCACAGGACACCCTACATGCATATGCCCGTGCGGTGGATACTCATGACCTGACCGACCTGCAGCGCCTGATTACCGACGATGTCGAACTGGAACGTGTGGACGGCGTGCGCGTGGGCAGCGAATCTTTTCTGAAGTTCTATCGCGGCGTCTTCGATTCGGAGATACGGTGGAGCAAACATCTAATCACGAACGTGGACATCGAGCTCGCAGGTGACCGCGCGTATGTGACCGCGTATTTCGAGGCGGCCATGGAGTCGACGAGCGCGCAATGGATCGTGTTCGGCGAGTACAGCGACATCGTACAGCTGATCGGAGGTCAATGGCTAATCGCTCGAAAGCAGATAGACGTACAGCGCAGCATACATCTGACATCGACATGA
- a CDS encoding MFS transporter encodes MPPAQAGAHIRLPAWLLVSIVAAIGFNLRATLGAIPPLLDSIGEDLVLSASTAALLTSVPILCMGLFAPVSQLVAARIGAEGTAAILLGVLAVSSLMRFWVGSIETLLFSTALAGIGMGGISSLMPGLIFHHLPRIPGAATGVYSMAMAGGVAIAAWIAGPTADLLGGWRPALALWGLAAGITTICWSALLPRLSAAAPRDPVLQGVARGRLPWHSPTARRITTFTTLNMLIGFSGVAWIAPTFVHHGFSPQHAAGLFALFQIIQLGAMLSLPLLTDFTRDRRPLLALTVVSTGTGLSLMVLAPTTLALPAVMLFGTGVGGASSLALILIQDATSTQSEAGRLGAMVLSVSFLAGAAGPLLLGSMRDLTGGFTAGYGILLMLSVACLAMLPVFRPGRTVNDVLPHTPPLPGIDTAGG; translated from the coding sequence ATGCCGCCTGCACAGGCCGGGGCGCACATTCGGCTCCCGGCATGGCTGCTCGTGTCCATCGTTGCAGCGATCGGATTCAATCTACGAGCGACGTTGGGAGCCATTCCGCCACTGCTCGACTCCATCGGCGAGGACCTCGTGCTCTCGGCGAGCACCGCAGCGCTGTTGACCTCGGTACCGATCCTGTGCATGGGGCTGTTCGCCCCGGTCTCGCAGCTCGTTGCCGCACGGATCGGTGCGGAAGGCACTGCGGCGATACTGCTCGGCGTGCTCGCGGTCAGCAGTCTCATGCGTTTCTGGGTCGGCTCGATCGAGACCCTGCTCTTCTCGACCGCTTTGGCGGGCATCGGGATGGGCGGGATCTCCTCACTGATGCCCGGGCTCATCTTCCACCACCTACCCCGTATTCCGGGAGCCGCAACGGGCGTCTACTCGATGGCGATGGCAGGGGGCGTGGCCATCGCAGCGTGGATCGCCGGTCCCACCGCGGACCTGCTCGGAGGCTGGCGTCCCGCCCTGGCCCTGTGGGGCTTGGCCGCAGGCATCACCACCATTTGCTGGTCGGCCTTGCTTCCGCGGCTGTCCGCCGCTGCGCCACGGGATCCGGTGCTTCAGGGGGTGGCGCGTGGGCGACTCCCCTGGCACAGCCCCACAGCACGCCGGATCACCACGTTCACCACTCTGAACATGCTGATCGGCTTCAGTGGAGTAGCTTGGATCGCTCCGACGTTCGTCCACCATGGCTTCTCGCCACAGCATGCTGCCGGTCTTTTCGCTCTCTTCCAGATCATCCAGCTCGGCGCGATGCTGAGCCTGCCGCTGCTGACCGACTTCACACGAGACCGGCGCCCACTGCTGGCGCTCACCGTGGTCAGTACCGGCACAGGACTCTCGCTCATGGTGCTGGCCCCCACCACGCTCGCACTCCCGGCGGTCATGCTGTTCGGAACCGGTGTCGGTGGCGCGTCCTCCCTGGCCCTGATTCTGATCCAGGATGCGACGAGCACCCAATCCGAAGCCGGCCGCCTGGGCGCCATGGTTCTGTCCGTGTCATTTCTTGCCGGTGCCGCGGGCCCACTGCTACTCGGTTCAATGCGCGATCTGACCGGTGGGTTTACTGCAGGATACGGCATCCTGCTGATGCTCAGCGTTGCATGCCTGGCGATGCTTCCGGTATTCCGACCAGGGCGGACGGTCAACGACGTCCTCCCGCACACGCCACCGCTCCCCGGTATCGATACGGCCGGCGGATGA
- a CDS encoding NAD(P)/FAD-dependent oxidoreductase translates to MDRIVIAGGGLAATRTCEQLRSKGYAGELIMLGSERYAPYDRPPLTKAVLAGEHDTTLRTDFDALSVDVRLGTSATGLDPQARIVQTTGGELAYDALVIATGAFPARLPGSGRQFTVRTCEDAAALRAELRPGRRVVLAGASWISAEIATAALKQGCSVTCVEQGRAPFELALGSEIAELLRPWWSEVDLRLGVEVEEITEHGVHLLGGEHLDADVVVTGIGVRPESSWLEGSGVALERGVLVDEHLRTSQPGVHALGDVAARWSPRWNARLRVEHWDDARAAAETVAGTVLAGPSEELPVHDPVPYFWSDQFGHKLQYVGHHTPTDTVLVRGDDTEKWAAAWLDTDGKLTAHLSIDQPRRMIEARKAIDAGTVPDGIPIDSTIIR, encoded by the coding sequence ATGGACCGGATCGTCATCGCAGGCGGTGGGCTGGCCGCGACAAGGACGTGCGAGCAATTGCGCTCGAAGGGGTATGCGGGTGAGCTGATCATGCTCGGCTCCGAGCGGTATGCGCCCTACGACCGCCCCCCGCTGACCAAGGCCGTACTGGCCGGGGAACACGACACGACTTTGCGCACCGACTTCGATGCTCTGTCGGTGGATGTGCGACTCGGCACGAGCGCCACCGGCCTGGATCCGCAGGCACGGATCGTGCAGACCACCGGCGGCGAGTTGGCCTATGACGCACTCGTCATTGCGACCGGAGCCTTCCCCGCACGACTCCCCGGATCTGGGCGCCAGTTCACGGTGCGGACCTGCGAGGATGCTGCCGCACTCCGGGCGGAACTCCGGCCCGGCCGACGCGTGGTGCTGGCCGGGGCCAGCTGGATCAGTGCCGAAATCGCCACCGCAGCGTTGAAGCAGGGCTGCTCGGTGACCTGCGTGGAACAAGGGCGCGCCCCGTTCGAGCTCGCGCTCGGTTCGGAGATCGCCGAATTGCTCCGGCCATGGTGGTCCGAGGTGGATCTACGTCTGGGCGTCGAGGTGGAAGAGATCACCGAGCACGGAGTGCATCTGCTCGGTGGTGAGCACCTGGACGCGGATGTGGTCGTCACCGGAATCGGCGTGCGTCCGGAGAGCTCCTGGCTCGAGGGGTCGGGAGTGGCCCTGGAGCGCGGCGTGCTCGTCGACGAGCACCTGCGGACATCACAGCCCGGCGTCCATGCTCTCGGAGATGTCGCGGCCCGGTGGTCACCGCGCTGGAACGCACGCCTGCGCGTCGAGCACTGGGATGATGCACGCGCTGCAGCGGAGACCGTCGCGGGAACGGTTCTTGCCGGTCCATCGGAGGAATTGCCCGTACACGACCCCGTTCCCTACTTCTGGAGCGATCAGTTCGGCCACAAGCTCCAGTACGTCGGCCACCACACGCCCACGGACACCGTCCTCGTTCGCGGCGACGACACCGAGAAATGGGCAGCCGCCTGGCTCGACACCGACGGCAAGCTCACCGCGCATCTCAGCATCGACCAGCCAAGGCGGATGATCGAGGCACGAAAGGCCATCGACGCCGGGACGGTTCCGGACGGAATCCCCATCGATTCGACCATCATTCGGTGA
- a CDS encoding cytochrome P450 — protein MTGEQRCPVIHFDHNSQEHSEDPVASYRALRKSHGLGWTEAHGGYWVLADYESVFEAARNDDVFSSERNSSGGEGLSVVIPKTPMHYHIPIEVDPPNFRKYRKIVNRITSPAAVEQMRGMVEHHVTAFIDSVIESGECDLTSVIGVPALVTIDWLGLPIEDWKRYSRAHHAVLAAVPGSEEYTQATQVDLPYLSEQMWQTIAARRADPQDDVISYLVAQEVDERSITDDEVFSIVELLIAGGVGTTASLVSQTLVWLARHTDVRRRLIDDPSLLDRAVEEFLRYFSPTQALARTVTEDTEFRGCPMQEGDRVLLSWSSANRDEGQFDNPDDIDIDRWPNRHTAFGVGIHRCAGSHLGRLMAKTLLSSVLTRMPDYTVDFDALQRYPHQGTNMGYVRIPARFTPGKRLLSDSQHR, from the coding sequence ATGACCGGCGAGCAGCGCTGCCCCGTGATCCACTTCGACCACAACTCGCAAGAGCACTCGGAGGATCCCGTCGCCTCGTACCGCGCCCTGCGAAAGAGCCACGGGTTGGGCTGGACCGAAGCTCACGGCGGATACTGGGTCCTGGCCGACTACGAGAGCGTGTTCGAAGCCGCCCGCAACGACGACGTGTTCTCCTCGGAACGCAACTCCTCCGGCGGGGAGGGCCTGTCCGTGGTCATCCCCAAAACACCGATGCACTACCACATCCCCATCGAAGTCGATCCGCCGAACTTTCGGAAGTACCGCAAGATTGTCAATCGCATAACATCGCCTGCCGCGGTCGAGCAGATGCGGGGGATGGTGGAGCATCACGTCACGGCGTTCATCGACAGCGTCATCGAAAGCGGCGAGTGCGACCTCACCTCCGTCATCGGCGTGCCCGCGCTGGTCACCATCGATTGGCTGGGACTTCCGATCGAGGACTGGAAGCGCTACTCCAGGGCCCATCATGCGGTGCTGGCCGCGGTGCCGGGCAGCGAGGAGTACACCCAGGCCACCCAGGTCGACCTCCCTTACCTGTCCGAACAGATGTGGCAGACGATCGCCGCCCGGCGAGCAGATCCGCAGGACGACGTCATCAGCTACCTGGTCGCCCAGGAGGTCGACGAGCGGTCGATCACCGACGACGAGGTGTTCTCCATCGTCGAACTGCTGATCGCAGGCGGGGTCGGCACGACGGCGTCGCTGGTGAGCCAGACCCTGGTGTGGCTCGCCCGGCACACCGATGTGCGCCGGCGTCTGATCGACGACCCGAGCCTGCTCGACCGGGCCGTGGAGGAGTTCCTGCGCTACTTCTCACCGACGCAGGCACTGGCCAGGACGGTCACCGAGGACACCGAGTTCCGGGGTTGCCCGATGCAGGAAGGCGACCGGGTGCTGTTGTCGTGGTCCTCGGCCAATCGCGACGAGGGACAGTTCGACAATCCCGACGACATCGACATCGACCGGTGGCCGAACCGGCACACGGCGTTCGGGGTCGGCATCCACCGCTGTGCCGGCTCCCATCTCGGCAGGCTGATGGCCAAGACACTGCTGTCCTCGGTGCTGACCCGCATGCCCGACTACACCGTGGACTTCGATGCGTTGCAACGCTATCCGCACCAGGGCACCAACATGGGTTACGTCCGCATCCCGGCACGGTTCACTCCCGGAAAGCGCCTGTTGTCCGATTCGCAGCACCGCTGA
- a CDS encoding ferredoxin yields MRVQVDAGQCQGHGLCQMTSPEVFALRDEDGHAYPLHEEVGSDLAEAARSGADACPERAISVE; encoded by the coding sequence ATGCGTGTTCAGGTCGATGCCGGTCAGTGTCAGGGACATGGGCTGTGCCAGATGACCTCTCCCGAAGTGTTCGCCCTGCGGGACGAGGACGGACATGCCTACCCACTTCACGAGGAGGTCGGTTCGGACCTCGCCGAGGCGGCGCGCAGCGGCGCGGACGCCTGTCCCGAACGGGCGATCAGCGTCGAATGA
- a CDS encoding FadR/GntR family transcriptional regulator, which translates to MSTSNKRTKTAVFVAQRIVRDIGRDLLAPGDLLPPERTMLENYDVGRGTLREALRLLEFQGVIALKPGPRGGPVLLDPDATHLASTVVLLMQMKKAPFQTIVEVRSALEPMISCLAAERITDESLRELGSTIDQMRDNLDDQSVFLEANKRFHDTIAWSSGNTLFGYMLDSLLGIMDGTVIGIDYPTHRRSAIITAHQEILEALSKRDPQESERHMREHIDAYTRYAQRKYPEVLTQVIDWDSTPR; encoded by the coding sequence ATGAGCACAAGCAACAAGCGGACAAAGACCGCCGTGTTCGTCGCGCAGCGCATCGTGCGCGACATCGGACGCGATCTACTCGCCCCGGGGGACCTGCTTCCCCCCGAGCGAACGATGCTGGAGAACTACGACGTCGGCCGCGGCACACTCCGCGAAGCACTGCGGCTGCTGGAGTTCCAAGGGGTGATCGCCCTCAAGCCGGGCCCGCGGGGAGGCCCCGTCCTCCTCGACCCCGATGCCACCCACCTCGCCAGCACGGTCGTGCTGCTCATGCAGATGAAAAAGGCCCCATTTCAGACCATCGTCGAAGTCCGGTCGGCACTCGAACCCATGATCAGCTGCCTCGCTGCAGAGCGGATCACCGACGAGTCACTCCGGGAACTCGGCTCCACCATCGACCAGATGCGCGACAATCTCGACGACCAGTCCGTGTTCCTGGAGGCCAACAAGCGGTTCCACGACACCATCGCGTGGTCCTCGGGAAACACCTTGTTCGGCTACATGCTCGACTCGCTGCTGGGGATCATGGACGGCACCGTCATCGGCATCGACTACCCGACTCACCGACGGTCGGCGATCATCACAGCCCACCAGGAGATCCTCGAGGCGCTGAGCAAGCGGGACCCGCAGGAGTCGGAACGGCACATGCGGGAGCACATCGATGCCTACACCCGCTATGCTCAGCGCAAGTACCCCGAGGTACTCACCCAGGTCATCGACTGGGACAGCACGCCGCGCTGA
- a CDS encoding enoyl-CoA hydratase/isomerase family protein codes for MADILTERKGDTLWIRLNRPERRNAFDPAMSGAITEALQDAASMRTVVITGSDGSFCAGGSLQQLGTPTTGEMRGLYQSSLQMLDAIRTCPRPVIAAVNGAAAGGGNELVMACDLAIAARSATFGQTGPKVGSAPVTGATNVLGVQIGEKRAKEMAMLCRRYSAEQAEDIGLINEVVEDDQLVDSVTAWCDELAMLSPRYLEITKISSNIWWNSARDSFSSGLGMLVQAVGSADMVEGATAFLEKRRPGFPEPE; via the coding sequence ATGGCAGATATCCTGACCGAACGAAAAGGCGACACCCTGTGGATCCGCCTGAACCGCCCCGAGCGCCGCAATGCCTTCGATCCCGCCATGTCCGGCGCCATCACCGAGGCTTTGCAGGACGCCGCTTCCATGCGGACGGTGGTCATCACCGGATCGGACGGCAGCTTCTGCGCCGGTGGTTCGCTGCAGCAGTTGGGCACGCCGACGACCGGGGAGATGCGTGGGCTCTACCAGTCGTCGTTGCAGATGCTCGATGCCATCCGTACCTGTCCACGGCCGGTGATCGCCGCGGTGAACGGTGCCGCTGCCGGCGGTGGCAACGAGCTCGTGATGGCCTGTGATCTGGCGATCGCCGCCCGCTCGGCCACCTTCGGGCAAACCGGACCGAAGGTGGGCAGTGCTCCGGTCACCGGCGCCACCAATGTTCTGGGCGTGCAGATCGGGGAGAAGCGGGCCAAGGAGATGGCGATGCTCTGCCGGCGGTACTCGGCCGAGCAGGCCGAGGACATCGGCCTGATCAACGAGGTGGTCGAGGACGATCAGCTCGTCGACTCCGTCACGGCGTGGTGCGATGAGTTGGCGATGCTCAGCCCGCGGTACCTGGAGATCACCAAGATCAGCTCCAACATCTGGTGGAACTCCGCGCGGGACTCCTTCAGCTCGGGGCTGGGCATGCTCGTGCAGGCTGTGGGAAGCGCCGATATGGTCGAGGGGGCCACCGCTTTCCTGGAAAAGCGGCGCCCCGGTTTCCCCGAGCCGGAGTGA
- a CDS encoding crotonase/enoyl-CoA hydratase family protein produces the protein MSETSDTPVVLTEQIDGVQIVTINRPESRNAVNSATAEAIAAAMDELDNRSDLVAGIITGAGKGFCAGMDLKAFLAGERPSVPGRGFAGIVERPPDKPLIAAVEGHAIAGGFEIVLACDLIVASEEAVFGLPEVKRGLVAAGGGLLRLHERVPYHLAVEWALTGELIPARSAHEAHLINRLTAAGQARDTALELARTVACNGPLAVRATKEIIRASGDWPSDEAFGRQQKISEPVRSSADAREGALAFKEKRAPRWQGK, from the coding sequence GTGTCCGAAACTTCCGACACCCCTGTCGTCCTGACCGAGCAGATCGACGGTGTCCAGATCGTCACCATCAACCGGCCGGAATCCCGCAACGCGGTCAACAGCGCGACCGCCGAGGCCATCGCCGCGGCCATGGACGAACTCGACAATCGCAGCGACCTGGTCGCCGGAATCATCACCGGTGCGGGCAAGGGGTTCTGCGCGGGGATGGATCTCAAGGCCTTTCTCGCCGGCGAGCGCCCGTCGGTGCCCGGGCGTGGATTCGCCGGAATCGTCGAACGCCCCCCGGACAAGCCGTTGATCGCCGCTGTCGAGGGCCACGCCATCGCGGGCGGTTTCGAGATCGTGCTGGCCTGCGATCTGATCGTCGCTTCGGAGGAAGCCGTCTTCGGGCTGCCCGAGGTCAAACGCGGACTGGTTGCCGCGGGTGGCGGGTTGCTTCGGCTGCACGAACGGGTGCCCTATCACCTTGCTGTGGAATGGGCGCTGACCGGCGAGCTCATCCCCGCCCGGAGTGCGCACGAGGCGCATCTGATCAATCGTCTCACCGCCGCCGGGCAGGCTCGCGACACCGCGCTGGAACTTGCTCGCACCGTTGCCTGCAACGGTCCACTGGCCGTACGCGCGACCAAGGAGATCATCCGCGCCTCAGGCGATTGGCCCTCCGATGAGGCCTTCGGGCGTCAGCAGAAGATCAGCGAGCCGGTCCGCTCTTCTGCCGACGCCCGCGAGGGGGCGCTCGCGTTCAAGGAGAAGCGAGCCCCCCGCTGGCAAGGGAAGTGA
- a CDS encoding SDR family NAD(P)-dependent oxidoreductase, with protein sequence MQLNNATAVVTGGASGLGLATVQRFIDREVPTVIVDLPSSDGERVAEKLGDLAHFAPADVTDPDAVGQALDLAESAGPIRALVHCAGRGGTVRVVEKDGSPGSLDDYESIVRTNLIGTFNTVRMAAARMVTNEPLEGERGVCVLTASVAAWEGQIGQIPYASAKSGVVGMTLVAARDLARKMVRVCSIAPGTFDTPILARFSDEIRDGLAKQVPHPQRMGKPEEFAELAQHIIDNAMLNGETIRLDGAIRMPPK encoded by the coding sequence ATGCAGTTGAACAATGCAACGGCCGTGGTCACCGGCGGAGCCTCGGGACTGGGGCTGGCCACCGTGCAGCGATTCATCGACCGCGAAGTGCCCACCGTGATCGTCGACCTGCCGAGCTCGGACGGCGAGCGCGTGGCCGAGAAACTGGGGGATCTCGCGCACTTCGCTCCGGCCGATGTCACCGACCCCGACGCCGTCGGCCAAGCGCTCGATCTCGCCGAATCCGCCGGACCGATCCGTGCCCTGGTGCACTGTGCCGGACGTGGTGGGACGGTGCGGGTGGTCGAGAAGGACGGTTCTCCCGGATCGCTCGACGATTACGAATCCATCGTGCGCACGAACCTGATCGGCACGTTCAACACGGTGCGCATGGCCGCCGCGCGGATGGTGACCAACGAGCCGCTCGAGGGCGAACGCGGCGTCTGTGTCCTGACCGCCTCGGTGGCGGCCTGGGAAGGTCAGATCGGCCAGATCCCGTATGCCTCGGCCAAGTCGGGCGTGGTCGGCATGACCCTCGTCGCGGCCCGGGACCTGGCGCGCAAAATGGTCCGGGTCTGCTCGATCGCTCCGGGAACCTTCGACACCCCGATTCTGGCTCGGTTCTCCGATGAGATCCGCGACGGCCTCGCCAAGCAGGTTCCGCATCCGCAGCGGATGGGCAAACCCGAGGAGTTCGCCGAGCTGGCCCAGCACATCATCGACAACGCCATGCTCAACGGCGAGACCATCCGTCTCGACGGCGCCATCCGCATGCCGCCCAAGTGA